Proteins found in one Microbacterium sp. LWS13-1.2 genomic segment:
- a CDS encoding ATP-binding cassette domain-containing protein encodes MSAQPATARGQRTLDARNLVKDFRLRSGLSFSTLHAVKDVSFTLEAGRTIALVGESGSGKSTIAKMLARLETPTSGQILLDGKPAGNRSREVAAYRGDVQMVFQDPFASLNPFHSIEHHLERPLRIHNPGMGKAEVRRRVLELLDRVRLTPTDKMAERRPHELSGGQRQRVAIARALAPGAQFIIADEPVSMLDVSIRLGVLNLLAQLQREDHLGVLYITHDLATARHFSDDILVMYRGDIVERGPADTVILDPQHDYTRTLLGAAPDPENQGMLRDEVRRELAARRP; translated from the coding sequence ATGAGCGCCCAGCCAGCCACCGCGCGCGGACAGCGCACTCTCGACGCCCGCAACCTCGTCAAGGACTTCCGGCTCCGCAGCGGACTGAGCTTCTCCACCCTGCACGCGGTGAAGGACGTCTCGTTCACGCTCGAGGCAGGCCGCACGATCGCGCTGGTGGGGGAGTCCGGTTCGGGCAAGTCCACGATCGCGAAGATGCTCGCCCGCCTCGAGACTCCGACGAGCGGGCAGATCCTGCTGGACGGCAAGCCGGCCGGCAACCGCAGCCGCGAGGTCGCGGCCTACCGCGGCGACGTGCAGATGGTGTTCCAGGACCCGTTCGCGTCGCTGAACCCGTTCCACTCGATCGAGCATCACCTGGAGCGCCCGCTGCGCATCCACAATCCCGGGATGGGCAAGGCGGAGGTGCGCCGGCGCGTGCTCGAGCTGCTCGACCGCGTGCGCCTCACACCGACCGACAAGATGGCCGAGCGCCGCCCGCACGAGCTGTCGGGCGGTCAGCGCCAGCGCGTCGCGATCGCGAGGGCGCTCGCGCCCGGGGCGCAGTTCATCATCGCCGACGAGCCGGTGTCGATGCTCGACGTGTCGATCCGTCTCGGCGTGCTCAACCTGCTCGCGCAGTTGCAGCGCGAGGACCATCTGGGCGTGCTCTACATCACCCACGACCTCGCGACCGCCCGGCACTTCTCCGACGACATCCTGGTGATGTATCGCGGTGACATCGTCGAGCGCGGGCCCGCCGATACGGTCATCCTCGACCCGCAGCACGACTACACGCGGACGCTGCTGGGTGCCGCTCCCGACCCCGAGAACCAGGGGATGCTGCGCGACGAGGTGCGCCGGGAGCTGGCGGCGAGGCGGCCCTGA
- the gcvT gene encoding glycine cleavage system aminomethyltransferase GcvT has protein sequence MTELRTTALHDRHEALGASFTDFGGWLMPVRYSSDLAEHHAVRTAAGLFDISHMAEFLVEGPEAGAFLDYALAGRLSAMTDDQAKYSLVLDADGGIIDDVIVYRHNPERLMVVANAGNRAAVAEAFAERSQSFDVDIDDATDHIALVAVQGPASQEILQATPGIVDLSAALGDLKYYRMAHARFAAPGEEPVPMHVGRTGYTGEDGFELYIRASSAPALWDALLAAGEPLGLVPAGLAARDTLRLEAGMPLYGHELSRDIVPAQAGLGRVVAVDKDDFVGKSGLAAVVTPDAPVLVGLACEGRRAGRAGYAVFDATDAETPVGEITSGALSPTLGHPIAMAFVPPAASAPGTTLFIDVRGTRIPATVTDLPFYRRNK, from the coding sequence ATGACAGAACTCCGTACGACTGCCTTGCATGACCGCCACGAGGCGCTCGGCGCCTCCTTCACCGACTTCGGCGGCTGGCTCATGCCGGTGCGCTACAGCTCCGACCTCGCGGAGCACCACGCGGTGCGCACGGCCGCAGGCCTCTTCGACATCTCGCATATGGCCGAGTTCCTGGTAGAAGGACCGGAGGCGGGGGCGTTCCTGGACTACGCGCTCGCCGGACGACTGTCGGCGATGACCGACGACCAGGCGAAGTACAGCCTGGTGCTGGATGCCGACGGCGGGATCATCGACGACGTCATCGTCTATCGCCACAACCCCGAGCGCCTCATGGTCGTGGCGAACGCGGGTAACCGCGCAGCCGTCGCGGAGGCGTTCGCAGAGCGCTCGCAGTCGTTCGATGTCGACATCGACGACGCGACCGACCACATCGCGCTCGTCGCGGTGCAGGGCCCGGCATCGCAGGAGATCCTCCAGGCGACCCCCGGGATCGTCGACCTCTCGGCTGCGCTCGGCGACCTCAAGTACTACCGCATGGCGCACGCGCGGTTCGCAGCGCCGGGCGAGGAGCCCGTGCCGATGCATGTCGGCCGCACCGGCTACACCGGCGAGGACGGGTTCGAGCTGTACATCAGAGCGTCCTCCGCACCGGCCCTCTGGGACGCCCTGTTGGCCGCCGGCGAACCGCTCGGACTGGTTCCCGCAGGCCTCGCCGCGCGCGACACGCTGCGCCTGGAGGCCGGGATGCCGCTCTACGGCCACGAGCTCTCGCGCGACATCGTGCCCGCCCAGGCCGGCCTCGGCCGCGTCGTGGCGGTCGACAAGGACGATTTCGTCGGCAAGTCCGGCCTCGCGGCGGTCGTGACGCCCGATGCTCCCGTGCTCGTCGGCCTCGCCTGTGAGGGCCGGCGCGCGGGTCGTGCCGGCTACGCCGTGTTCGACGCGACCGACGCGGAGACCCCGGTCGGCGAGATCACCAGCGGTGCGCTCAGCCCGACCCTCGGGCATCCCATCGCCATGGCCTTCGTCCCGCCGGCCGCGAGCGCGCCCGGCACCACGCTCTTCATCGACGTGCGGGGCACCCGCATCCCCGCGACCGTGACCGACCTGCCCTTCTACCGGAGGAACAAATGA
- a CDS encoding MarP family serine protease: protein MIVVDVLIVLLLVAACIGGVQRGFFASIGTLAGLAAGAFAAYWLTPLVSTWVPSPVWRGPAVIATAIGLVFAGAAIGAAIGSALRSGADRLKLRGIERFLGGIASVLAAILALAFVAPAIAGAGIPIVSSAVASSSILRGIEAATPDPVAAALAQLRGAVLEDSLPGLGQLLGPATVDPAPPVALDDPELQRAAASVARVSGNAYACGRGSAGSGFVIAEDRVVTNAHVVAGVDTPIVELPGVAAREGRVVYFDPVDDLAVIAVDDLGADVLPFSPTLAPGDAAAVQGYPYGGPFTMVPAGVESVGSANVPDVYDGSWNPREIYALDAVVRPGNSGGPLLTDEGAVAGVVFARAENDENLGYAMTMAELDPVAARAPSLSNTVSTGSCVG from the coding sequence ATGATCGTCGTCGACGTGCTGATCGTCCTCCTCCTCGTGGCCGCCTGCATCGGCGGTGTCCAGCGCGGCTTCTTCGCCAGCATCGGCACGCTCGCCGGGCTCGCCGCGGGCGCGTTCGCGGCCTACTGGCTGACGCCGCTGGTGAGCACATGGGTGCCCTCGCCCGTCTGGCGCGGCCCCGCCGTGATCGCCACCGCGATCGGACTCGTCTTCGCCGGCGCCGCGATCGGCGCCGCCATCGGCTCGGCGCTGCGCTCCGGCGCGGACCGGCTCAAGCTCCGCGGCATCGAGCGCTTCCTCGGCGGCATCGCCTCCGTGCTCGCCGCCATCCTCGCCCTCGCGTTCGTCGCTCCGGCGATCGCCGGCGCCGGCATCCCCATCGTGTCGTCCGCCGTCGCCTCGTCGAGCATCCTGCGCGGGATCGAGGCGGCCACGCCCGACCCCGTCGCCGCGGCGCTGGCGCAGCTGCGCGGCGCGGTATTGGAGGACAGCCTGCCGGGCCTCGGCCAGCTGCTCGGCCCCGCGACGGTGGATCCCGCGCCCCCGGTGGCGCTGGACGATCCGGAGCTGCAGCGGGCCGCGGCATCCGTCGCCCGCGTGTCGGGCAACGCGTACGCCTGCGGGCGCGGATCGGCCGGCAGCGGATTCGTCATCGCGGAGGACCGTGTCGTCACGAACGCCCACGTCGTCGCCGGCGTCGACACCCCGATCGTCGAGCTGCCGGGCGTGGCGGCACGCGAGGGACGCGTCGTGTACTTCGATCCGGTCGACGACCTCGCGGTGATCGCGGTGGACGACCTGGGTGCCGACGTCCTGCCGTTCTCGCCGACGCTCGCGCCCGGTGACGCGGCCGCGGTGCAGGGCTATCCCTACGGCGGCCCGTTCACGATGGTCCCGGCCGGTGTGGAGTCGGTGGGCAGCGCGAACGTGCCCGACGTCTACGACGGGTCGTGGAACCCGCGGGAGATCTACGCCCTCGATGCCGTTGTGCGGCCCGGCAACTCGGGCGGTCCGCTGCTCACCGACGAGGGAGCCGTGGCCGGTGTGGTCTTCGCCCGCGCGGAGAACGACGAGAACCTCGGCTACGCGATGACGATGGCCGAGCTCGACCCGGTGGCGGCGCGCGCACCGTCGCTCTCGAACACCGTGTCGACCGGTTCCTGCGTCGGCTGA